One stretch of Lacimicrobium alkaliphilum DNA includes these proteins:
- a CDS encoding acetaldehyde dehydrogenase (acetylating), with product MSNKINAAIIGPGNIGTDLLYKALRSEHINPVLMIGVDAASEGLKRADKLGIKTCSKGVEGALELVKELNIGIAFDATSAYAHKDNAEKLNTLGVTMVDLTPAAIGPFCVPPVNLSKLEPGKLDNVNMVTCGGQATIPMVAAVSDVQPVSYAEIVATVSSRSVGPGTRQNIDEFTRTTARAVESVGGAQQGKAIIIINPAEPPLIMRDTIHCLCDSQPDEQAITESVLKMVEKVQAYVPGYRLKNGPVFDGKKVSIYLEVEGRGDFLPHYAGNLDIMTAAGLHTAELIAAHKLA from the coding sequence TTAATGCCGCCATCATCGGGCCCGGCAATATCGGCACCGACCTGCTCTACAAGGCACTGCGCAGCGAACATATCAATCCGGTACTGATGATAGGGGTTGATGCGGCGTCGGAGGGGTTAAAACGTGCCGACAAGTTGGGTATTAAAACCTGTTCCAAAGGTGTGGAAGGCGCACTGGAGCTGGTTAAGGAACTGAATATCGGTATCGCCTTTGATGCCACCTCGGCCTATGCCCATAAAGACAATGCCGAAAAGCTGAATACTCTGGGCGTTACTATGGTGGATCTGACCCCCGCTGCTATCGGCCCGTTTTGTGTACCGCCGGTGAATCTGAGCAAACTGGAGCCGGGCAAACTCGATAACGTCAATATGGTTACCTGCGGCGGTCAGGCCACCATTCCCATGGTAGCCGCTGTCAGCGACGTTCAGCCGGTCAGCTACGCCGAGATCGTGGCCACGGTTTCCAGCCGCTCTGTCGGGCCGGGCACCCGACAGAATATTGATGAATTTACCCGTACTACCGCACGTGCTGTAGAATCAGTGGGCGGAGCACAGCAGGGTAAAGCTATCATTATCATCAATCCGGCTGAGCCTCCGCTGATTATGCGCGACACTATTCACTGCCTGTGTGACAGCCAACCCGATGAGCAGGCCATTACCGAATCAGTATTGAAAATGGTTGAAAAGGTACAAGCCTACGTACCCGGATACCGGCTTAAAAACGGCCCGGTGTTCGACGGCAAGAAAGTGTCTATTTACCTGGAGGTTGAAGGCAGAGGCGACTTTTTACCCCATTACGCCGGCAATCTGGACATTATGACCGCAGCCGGTCTGCACACCGCCGAATTGATTGCCGCGCATAAACTGGCCTGA
- the dmpG gene encoding 4-hydroxy-2-oxovalerate aldolase has product MNLTNKAVTLHDMSLRDGMHAKQHQITLQQMIDIATGLDDAGMPMIEVTHGDGLGGASLNYGFAAHSDEDYLKAVIPKLRQAKVSALLLPGIGTVDHLRMAKDLGVSCIRVATHCTEADVSEQHIGLSAKLGLDTVGFLMMAHMISAEQLLEQAKLMESYGANCIYCTDSAGFMLPDEVTAKIGLLRQHLSDKTEIGFHGHHNLAMGVANSLAAIEAGASRIDGSVAGLGAGAGNTPLEVLVAVLDRMGAKHNIDLYKIMDVAEDLVVPMMDQPIRVDRDSLTLGYAGVYSSFLLFAKRAEARHGVSARDILVELGKRGTVGGQEDMIEDLALDMARQEL; this is encoded by the coding sequence ATGAATCTGACCAATAAAGCTGTCACCTTGCATGATATGAGCCTGCGCGACGGCATGCATGCCAAACAGCACCAAATTACGCTGCAACAAATGATTGATATTGCCACCGGTCTTGATGACGCGGGCATGCCCATGATTGAAGTGACCCACGGCGACGGGCTGGGAGGGGCGTCACTGAATTACGGCTTTGCCGCTCACAGTGACGAGGACTACCTCAAAGCCGTTATTCCCAAACTGCGTCAGGCCAAAGTCTCTGCGTTGCTGCTGCCTGGTATCGGCACTGTGGATCATCTGCGTATGGCAAAAGATCTCGGCGTAAGCTGTATCCGGGTTGCCACCCATTGCACCGAAGCGGATGTATCGGAGCAGCATATCGGCCTGTCTGCCAAACTGGGACTGGATACCGTCGGCTTTCTGATGATGGCCCATATGATCAGCGCCGAGCAGTTACTGGAACAGGCAAAGTTAATGGAGTCATACGGTGCAAACTGTATTTATTGCACCGATTCTGCCGGGTTTATGCTGCCCGATGAGGTGACCGCCAAAATCGGGCTGCTGCGTCAGCACCTTTCAGACAAAACGGAAATCGGTTTTCACGGCCATCATAATCTGGCCATGGGCGTAGCCAATTCCCTTGCGGCTATCGAAGCTGGCGCTTCACGTATCGACGGCTCTGTGGCCGGGCTGGGTGCCGGAGCCGGCAATACTCCCCTTGAGGTACTGGTTGCCGTGCTGGATCGCATGGGCGCCAAACACAATATCGATCTGTACAAAATCATGGACGTAGCAGAGGATCTGGTTGTTCCCATGATGGACCAGCCAATCCGTGTTGACCGGGATTCGCTGACACTGGGCTATGCCGGTGTTTACTCCTCATTCCTGTTATTTGCCAAACGGGCCGAAGCGCGCCACGGTGTCAGCGCCAGAGATATTCTGGTGGAGCTGGGCAAACGCGGTACCGTCGGTGGCCAGGAAGATATGATCGAAGACCTGGCACTGGATATGGCCCGCCAGGAACTGTAG